In one Oryza glaberrima chromosome 2, OglaRS2, whole genome shotgun sequence genomic region, the following are encoded:
- the LOC127761559 gene encoding phosphoinositide phosphatase SAC7-like, with amino-acid sequence MGGANDSSPSSKLHTRLRLWEFPDRYVFEPIDGLADLYLSANRSDGSMNLVEELPPRDSSTKPKCQTVYGVIGVLKLSVGSYFLVITGRDCVGSYLGHAIFKVTGLKVLPCSNSRSTSGNQSKMETEFSELLHAAEKTIGLYFSYDINLTLTLQRLHNLGDEFKSLPLWRQAEPRFLWNSYLLEPLIENKLDQYLLPVIQGSFQNIHAEVGSEKVNVTLIARRCTRRIGTRMWRRGADPEGYAANFVESEQIMESKGFTASYVQVRGSIPFLWEQIVDLTYKPSFDIVRQEEAPRILERHFHDLQKKYGAVLAVDLVNTHGGEGRLHDRYAKSIEPILSEDIRYVHFDFHRICGHIHFERLSQLYDQIEDYLKKHRYFLLNGKGEKIEEQTGTIRTNCVDCLDRTNVTQSMIGGKILENQLQRIGVLGVNDTISNHPAFDAKYKVLWANHGDSISTQYSGTPALKGDFVRYGKRSTQGILNDLWNSLARYYLNNFADGTKQDAMDLLQGHYIISVSRDMAGPSKAGLLENYASFRLAFALVMGALMFMMMSLRQARNDVRHLVLSLLWAGLCIGITHFVRANGRVFTNRPRFYQSRH; translated from the exons ATGGGTGGGGCAAATGACTCAAGTCCATCATCTAAACTTCACACAAGACTGAGACTATGGGAGTTCCCAGACCGCTATGTATTTGAGCCGATTGATGGTCTTGCTGACTTGTATCTGTCAGCTAACCGTTCTGATGGTTCAATGAATCTAGTTGAAGAGTTGCCACCACGTGACTCTTCTACAAAACCAAAATGTCAAACAGTGTATGGTGTGATAGGAGTTCTCAAGCTTTCAGTTGGATCATATTTTTTAGTGATAACAGGCCGTGATTGTGTGGGATCCTACTTGGGACATGCAATTTTTAAAGTGACAGGACTAAAAGTTCTCCCCTGCAGTAACTCGCGTAGCACTTCTGGCAATCAG AGTAAAATGGAAACAGAATTTTCAGAACTCCTGCATGCTGCAGAGAAGACTATAGGCCTGTACTTCTCATATGATATCAACTTAACACTTAC TTTGCAGAGGCTACATAATCTTGGTGATGAGTTCAAATCCCTTCCGCTTTGGAGACAG GCAGAACCAAGATTTCTATGGAACAGTTACTTGCTGGAACCTCTAATTGAGAACAAG CTGGACCAGTACTTGTTGCCAGTCATTCAAGGCA GCTTTCAGAATATCCATGCAGAAGTTGGATCGGAGAAGGTAAATGTGACCCTGATTGCACGTAGGTGCACACGGAGGATAG gTACACGAATGTGGAGACGTGGAGCTGACCCAGAGGGTTATGCTGCCAACTTTGTTGAATCAGAGCAGATAATGGAATCAAAAGGGTTCACAGCATCCTATGTACAA GTTCGAGGGTCCATACCATTCTTGTGGGAGCAGATTGTTGATTTGACATATAAACCTAGCTTTGACATTGTTAGACAAGAGGAGGCG CCACGCATACTTGAGCGGCACTTTCATGATTTACAGAAGAAATATGGAGCTGTATTGGCTGTTGATCTTGTCAATACA CACGGTGGTGAAGGTCGCCTCCATGACAGATATGCAAAATCTATTGAACCTATTCTCAGTGAAGACATAAG ATATGTGCATTTTGATTTCCATCGAATCTGTGGTCATATTCACTTTGAGCGCCTTTCTCAGCTCTACGATCAAATTGAAGATTATCTCAAGAAACATAG GTATTTCCTTTTGAATGGTAAAGGTGAAAAAATTGAGGAGCAGACTGGCACTATCAGGACAAATTGTGTCGATTGCTTAGATCGCACCAATGTAACTCAG AGCATGATTGGAGGAAAGATACTAGAAAACCAACTTCAGCGAATAGGGGTTCTCGGTGTTAATGATACGATAAGCAACCATCCAGCTTTTGATGCAAAATACAAAGTTT TATGGGCCAACCATGGAGATTCAATAAGCACTCAGTACTCTGGAACTCCGGCATTGAAGGGCGATTTTGTTCG GTATGGGAAGAGAAGTACCCAGGGAATTCTGAATGATCTGTGGAATTCACTTGCTAGATACTACTTGAATAACTTTGCAGATGGCACTAAACAG GATGCCATGGATCTACTTCAAGGACATTACATTATATCTGTTAGCCGCGACATGGCAGGTCCAAGCAAAGCAGGACTTCTAGAGAATTATGCG TCCTTCCGCCTTGCTTTTGCATTGGTTATGGGAGCTCTTATGTTCATGATGATGTCACTAAGACAAG CCAGGAATGATGTTCGCCATTTAGTGTTGTCACTTCTATGGGCTGGTCTTTGCATTGGCATCACACATTTTGTCAGAGCCAATGGTCGGGTGTTCACCAACAGACCTCGTTTTTATCAGTCGCGCCATTGA
- the LOC127761560 gene encoding ultraviolet-B receptor UVR8-like yields MHSTGMEMEVEVAGDDEAVPEAPERSVVLISAGASHSVALLSGGVVCSWGRGEDGQLGHGDAEDRPVPTVLTAAFDDAPGGVASVVICGADHTTAYSDEELQLYSWGWGDFGRLGHGNSSDVFNPQPIQALQGVRITQIACGDSHCLAVTVAGHVHSWGRNQNGQLGLGNTEDSLLPQKIQAFEGVRVKMIAAGAEHTAAVTEDGDLYGWGWGRYGNLGLGDRDDRLIPEKVSSVNGQKMVLVACGWRHTITVSSSGSIYTYGWSKYGQLGHGDFEDHLVPHKLEALKDTTISQISGGWRHTMALAADGKLYGWGWNKFGQVGVGDNEDHCSPVQVNFPNEQKVVQVACGWRHTLALTEAKNVFSWGRGTSGQLGHGETVDRNIPKMIDALSSDGSACKQLESSKAVPMSAKVWVSPSERYAIVPDEKAGKGIPAGNGTETHVPRGDVKRMRV; encoded by the exons ATGCATTCGACCGgcatggagatggaggtggaggtcgccggcgacgacgaggcggtcCCGGAGGCGCCGGAGCGGTCCGTCGTCCTCATCTCCGCCGGCGCCAGCCACTCCGTCGCCCTGCTCA GCGGCGGGGTGGTGTGCTCGTGGGGGCGCGGCGAGGACGGGCAGCTGGGGCACGGCGACGCGGAGGACCGGCCGGTGCCGACGGTGCTGACGGCGGCGTTCGACGACGCGCCGGGGGGCGTCGCCTCCGTCGTCATATGCGGCGCCGACCACACCACCGCCTACTCCGACGAGGAGCTGCAGCTCTACAGTTGGGGATG GGGCGACTTCGGGAGGCTGGGTCACGGCAACTCCAGCGACGTGTTCAACCCGCAGCCCATCCAGGCGCTCCAGGGCGTCCGGATCACCCAGATCGCCTGCGGCGACAGCCACTgcctcgccgtcaccgtcgccggccaTGTCCACAG CTGGGGACGCAATCAAAATGGTCAGCTTGGCCTCGGAAACACCGAGGACTCCTTGCTCCCACAAAAGATTCAAGCTTTTGAG GGTGTCCGTGTAAAAATGATTGCTGCTGGTGCCGAGCACACCGCTGCTGTAACAGAAGATGGTGATCTCTACGGTTGGGGCTGGGGTCGGTATGGCAACTTGGGACTAGGCGATCGCGATGACCGCTTAATCCCAGAAAAAGTTTCTTCTGTGAAT GGTCAAAAGATGGTGCTTGTAGCGTGCGGGTGGCGCCATACTATCACCGTGTCCTCCTCCGGTAGCATCTACACATATGGATGGAGCAAGTATGGTCAGCTAGGGCATGGTGATTTTGAGGATCACCTGGTTCCACACAAGTTGGAAGCATTGAAGGATACTACTATATCTCAA ATTTCAGGTGGGTGGAGGCATACAATGGCACTTGCAGCAGATGGGAAACTCTATGGATGGGGATGGAACAAG TTTGGACAAGTCGGTGTTGGCGATAATGAAGATCACTGCTCCCCGGTGCAGGTCAATTTTCCAAACGAACAG AAAGTTGTTCAAGTTGCTTGTGGATGGAGGCACACTCTTGCCCTGACAGAAGCCAAGAATGTTTTCTCATGGGGAAGGGGCACCAGTGGACAGCTTGGCCATGGTGAAACAGTTGATAG GAACATACCCAAGATGATCGATGCCTTGAGCTCGGATGGATCAGCTTGCAAGCAGCTGGAATCATCAAAAGCCGTCCCAATGTCAG CTAAAGTTTGGGTCTCGCCATCAGAGCGATATGCCATCGTGCCGGATGAGAAG GCTGGAAAAGGCATCCCTGCCGGCAATGGAACAGAGACTCATGTGCCCCGAGGAGATGTGAAGAGGATGCGCGTCTGA
- the LOC127761561 gene encoding uncharacterized protein LOC127761561, with the protein MEIAAAASRAVVDTSRPFQSVREAVEVFGERCLSSTSRASSESAGGGGGRPSPPAVLGCLRKLEAELAEARGELERLRQRQSHMETAVSSVAAQLSTGLAILSAGAARGKGKELAVVDIDVDLGGGGGRVRSDRWDESRAEEWMAASLEYLPSLSEALAIKMVDDDRHLGERRQGNARKKNTKNAMNNKKKQQQKKNGVSFVGRIFSSRKDKSSS; encoded by the exons ATGgagatcgcggcggcggcgagccgtgcCGTGGTGGACACCTCCCGGCCGTTCCAGTCGGTCAGGGAGGCCGTCGAGGTGTTCGGCGAAAGGTGCCTCAGCTCCACCAGCCGGGCGAGCAGCgagtccgccggcggcggcggcgggaggccgtcgccgccggcggtgctGGGCTGCCTGAGGAAGCTGGAGGCGGAGCTGGCCGAGGCGAGGGGCGAGCTGGAGCGGCTGCGGCAGAGGCAGTCGCACATGGAGACGGCCGTGTCCAGCGTCGCCGCGCAGCTCAGCACCGGCCTCGCCATCCTctcggccggcgccgcccgcggcaAGGGCaaggagctcgccgtcgtcgacatcgacgtcgacctcggcggcggcggcggcagggtccGCAGCGACCGGTGGGACGAGAGCCGCGCCGAGGAGTGGATGGCGGCGAGCCTGGAGTACCTGCCCAGCCTGTCGGAGGCGCTGGCCATCAAGATGGTCGACGACGATCGCCACCTCGGAGAGAGGAGGCAGGGGAatgcgaggaagaagaacaccAAGAACGCCatgaacaacaagaagaagcagcagcagaagaagaatGGCGTCTCATTTGTTGGAAGAATCTTCTCATCAAGGAAAGATAAATCCAG TTCATAA